Proteins co-encoded in one Haladaptatus sp. ZSTT2 genomic window:
- the serB gene encoding phosphoserine phosphatase SerB, whose product MELVAFDFDGTLSDSEMTVLLGERCGVAAEMADITERAMNNELSYAESLRSRADLLSGLADEEAQKAFDKVRLRPGAADLIRDLREAGVHVAILTGGFERGVEAALAREGVSVDTIVANRLLVADGALTGEVEGPLIEGTKDTALETLTSDLGIDLRDTVAVGDGANDLPMLKVAGLSIGYLPKPAVRPHCQIVVARMDRLQKVLAEDGVL is encoded by the coding sequence ATGGAACTTGTCGCGTTCGACTTCGACGGCACGCTTTCGGATTCGGAGATGACCGTCCTGCTCGGTGAGCGCTGTGGCGTCGCAGCGGAGATGGCGGACATCACCGAACGGGCGATGAACAACGAACTCAGCTACGCAGAGAGCCTGCGCTCGCGGGCAGACCTGCTCTCCGGACTCGCGGACGAAGAAGCGCAGAAAGCGTTCGACAAGGTGCGCCTGCGACCCGGTGCGGCAGACCTCATCCGCGACCTGCGCGAAGCGGGCGTCCACGTCGCAATCTTGACTGGTGGTTTCGAGCGCGGCGTCGAAGCGGCACTCGCCCGCGAAGGCGTCTCGGTCGATACCATCGTTGCAAACCGGCTGCTCGTCGCAGACGGCGCGCTCACCGGCGAGGTGGAGGGGCCGCTCATCGAGGGTACGAAAGACACGGCGCTCGAAACGCTAACCTCAGACCTCGGCATCGACCTCCGAGACACGGTGGCCGTTGGCGACGGCGCGAACGACCTTCCGATGCTCAAAGTCGCCGGGTTGTCGATTGGCTACCTGCCGAAACCAGCCGTCAGACCGCACTGTCAAATCGTCGTCGCACGGATGGACCGCCTGCAAAAAGTGCTCGCAGAAGACGGCGTCCTCTAG
- the serA gene encoding phosphoglycerate dehydrogenase: MNVLVTDPIAEAGLQQLREAGHEVETAYDVEGDALLDAVADIHALIVRSGTEVSADVFEAADNLIIVGRAGIGVDNIDIDAATDHGVIVANAPEGNVRAAAEHTVAMAFAAARNIPQAHIRLKAGEWAKGDYLGTEVNGKTLGILGLGRVGQEVAKRLGALGMDLVAYDPYISEERAAQIGAELVKLDDCLSQADFLTIHTPLTPETANLIGEEELAQLEGGYVVNCARGGIVDEAALAAACEDGVLKGAAIDVFADEPISPDNPLLSVDSVVVTPHLGASTEAAQESVSTSIADQIIAAFAEEPVMNALNAPSMDASAFPRVKPYIELADTAGKVAAQLYGDRIGKVEITYAGDIAAEDIDLVTASALKGVFEPLEWQVNAVNAPRIAEERGIDVVESKSHQAEDFQSLITVTVGNTEGDELSVSGTLFAGNDPRIVRIDGYRVDAIPHGQMLVARNYDAPGVIGFIGTVLGNAEINIAGMFNARETIGGEALSVYNLDDELTPEDKATIENDERIIEIRTITLDD, from the coding sequence ATGAACGTACTCGTCACGGATCCTATCGCTGAGGCCGGGCTTCAGCAACTCCGTGAAGCGGGCCACGAAGTAGAGACGGCGTACGACGTCGAGGGCGATGCACTCCTCGATGCGGTCGCCGATATTCACGCGCTTATCGTCCGGTCTGGAACCGAGGTTTCCGCCGACGTGTTCGAAGCTGCAGACAACCTCATCATCGTTGGTCGCGCCGGGATTGGCGTCGACAACATCGACATCGACGCCGCCACCGACCACGGCGTCATCGTCGCAAACGCGCCGGAGGGTAACGTCCGCGCCGCCGCAGAGCACACCGTCGCCATGGCGTTCGCCGCCGCCCGCAACATCCCCCAAGCCCACATCCGTCTGAAGGCAGGCGAGTGGGCCAAAGGCGACTACCTCGGCACCGAAGTCAACGGCAAGACGCTCGGCATCCTCGGCCTCGGCCGCGTCGGCCAAGAGGTCGCAAAGCGCCTCGGCGCACTCGGCATGGACCTCGTCGCCTACGATCCATACATCTCAGAAGAGCGCGCCGCCCAGATTGGCGCGGAACTCGTGAAGCTAGACGACTGCCTCTCACAGGCTGACTTCCTCACCATCCACACGCCGCTCACGCCCGAGACGGCGAACCTGATTGGCGAAGAAGAACTCGCCCAACTCGAAGGCGGCTACGTCGTCAACTGCGCCCGCGGGGGCATCGTGGACGAAGCCGCGCTCGCCGCCGCCTGCGAAGACGGCGTCCTCAAAGGCGCGGCCATCGACGTGTTCGCAGACGAGCCAATCTCGCCGGACAACCCGCTGCTATCGGTCGATAGCGTCGTCGTGACGCCACACCTCGGCGCGAGCACGGAAGCCGCCCAAGAGAGCGTTTCAACGAGCATCGCAGACCAGATTATCGCCGCCTTCGCAGAGGAGCCGGTCATGAACGCGCTCAACGCGCCGTCGATGGACGCGAGCGCCTTCCCACGCGTCAAGCCGTACATCGAACTCGCAGACACCGCAGGCAAGGTCGCCGCCCAACTCTACGGCGACCGCATCGGCAAGGTCGAAATCACCTATGCGGGCGACATCGCCGCAGAAGACATAGACCTCGTCACCGCGAGCGCGCTCAAGGGCGTGTTCGAGCCGCTCGAATGGCAGGTCAACGCCGTCAACGCCCCGCGCATCGCAGAGGAGCGCGGCATCGACGTGGTCGAATCGAAGTCCCACCAGGCAGAGGACTTCCAGAGCCTCATCACCGTCACCGTCGGGAACACGGAAGGCGACGAACTCAGCGTCTCGGGCACGCTGTTTGCGGGCAACGACCCGCGCATCGTCCGTATCGACGGCTACCGCGTGGACGCCATCCCGCACGGCCAGATGCTCGTCGCCCGCAACTACGACGCACCCGGCGTCATCGGTTTCATCGGGACGGTGCTCGGCAACGCAGAAATCAACATCGCGGGGATGTTCAACGCCCGCGAAACCATCGGCGGGGAAGCACTCTCGGTGTACAACCTGGACGACGAACTCACGCCAGAGGACAAGGCAACCATCGAGAACGATGAGCGTATCATCGAGATTCGCACGATTACGCTCGACGACTAA
- the thrC gene encoding threonine synthase, producing the protein MTNLQLEPNSEVPDVADDGVWLACIECGEALAPFDDILYTCPECDGLLEARYDSYPTFDDFSGSGVWRYRETMPVEMGVTLQEGNTPLYPVPEIEDEVGVEYLRVKHEGMNPTGSFKDRGMTVGVQVARVLGVDRLACASTGNTSAALAAYGTRSGLETLVLLPAGKVAAGKVAQASLHGARILEVDGNFDTCLDIVSDLADRGEAYLLNSLNPFRLEGQKTIGLEILESVRDETGAFPDRIVLPVGNAGNTAALYKAFRELVASGELAEDEVPKLTGVQAAGAAPMVEAIENGADEVTRWDEVETKATAIRIGNPVNAPKALPGIRATGGTAIAVSDEEITDAQRSLAEEGVGVEPASAASVAGLRKLRAQGVVSADERVVCLTTGHLLKDPDAAAAAGRDPEPVPGTTEGVLDHLQG; encoded by the coding sequence ATGACGAATCTCCAGTTGGAACCGAACTCCGAGGTTCCCGACGTAGCCGACGACGGCGTTTGGCTCGCGTGTATCGAGTGTGGCGAAGCCCTCGCACCGTTCGACGACATCCTCTACACCTGTCCCGAGTGCGACGGCCTACTCGAAGCACGCTACGACTCCTATCCCACCTTCGACGACTTCTCGGGGAGCGGCGTCTGGCGCTACCGGGAGACCATGCCCGTCGAGATGGGCGTCACGCTCCAAGAGGGCAACACGCCACTGTACCCGGTCCCCGAAATCGAGGACGAGGTTGGCGTCGAGTACCTCCGCGTCAAACACGAAGGCATGAACCCGACGGGGAGTTTCAAAGACCGCGGCATGACCGTTGGCGTGCAGGTCGCTCGCGTCCTCGGCGTCGACCGCCTCGCGTGTGCGAGCACGGGGAACACCTCCGCCGCACTCGCCGCCTACGGCACCCGGTCGGGCCTCGAAACGCTCGTCTTGCTTCCGGCAGGCAAAGTCGCCGCCGGAAAGGTCGCCCAAGCCAGCCTCCACGGCGCGCGGATTCTGGAAGTCGACGGCAACTTCGACACCTGCCTCGACATCGTCTCCGACCTCGCAGACCGCGGGGAGGCGTACCTGCTCAACTCGCTGAATCCGTTCCGCCTCGAAGGCCAGAAGACGATTGGCTTAGAAATCCTCGAATCAGTGCGCGACGAAACCGGCGCGTTCCCCGACCGCATCGTCCTCCCCGTCGGCAACGCCGGGAACACCGCAGCGCTCTACAAGGCGTTCCGCGAACTCGTTGCATCTGGCGAGTTGGCCGAAGACGAAGTACCGAAATTAACTGGCGTGCAGGCAGCAGGCGCAGCGCCGATGGTCGAAGCCATCGAGAACGGCGCGGACGAAGTCACGCGCTGGGATGAAGTCGAGACGAAGGCGACGGCCATCCGCATCGGGAACCCGGTGAACGCGCCGAAAGCCCTGCCGGGCATTCGCGCGACGGGCGGGACGGCCATCGCCGTCTCCGACGAGGAGATCACCGACGCCCAGCGGTCGCTCGCCGAAGAAGGCGTGGGCGTCGAACCCGCGAGCGCCGCCTCTGTGGCGGGCCTGCGCAAACTCCGCGCACAGGGCGTCGTCTCGGCCGACGAACGCGTGGTCTGTCTCACGACGGGTCACCTGCTCAAAGACCCGGACGCCGCGGCGGCTGCGGGCCGCGACCCTGAGCCAGTTCCCGGCACGACAGAAGGCGTTCTCGACCACCTACAGGGCTAA
- a CDS encoding helix-turn-helix domain-containing protein, with protein MVSAEPDPQRFRDLMVGGEPGFEGVMTCVFGIQTHESRTYLMLLENPGSTVAELADKMERDRSNVNRSLATLLDKGLAMRERRLLDGGGHVYQYTATDLPEARELMHETLDEWAAYVHNRIDEFGEETQA; from the coding sequence ATGGTATCGGCCGAACCAGACCCCCAACGGTTTCGTGATTTGATGGTCGGCGGTGAGCCGGGCTTCGAGGGCGTGATGACGTGCGTATTCGGCATCCAGACCCACGAGAGTCGCACATATCTCATGTTGCTGGAAAACCCCGGCAGCACCGTCGCCGAGCTCGCAGACAAAATGGAGCGCGACCGGAGCAACGTGAACCGCTCGCTCGCCACGCTGCTCGACAAAGGCCTTGCAATGCGCGAACGCCGCCTGCTTGATGGCGGCGGCCACGTCTATCAGTACACCGCAACCGACCTGCCCGAAGCCCGCGAACTCATGCACGAGACGCTCGATGAGTGGGCCGCCTACGTCCACAACCGTATCGACGAGTTCGGTGAGGAGACACAGGCGTAG
- the argF gene encoding ornithine carbamoyltransferase yields the protein MTRHFLDIDDLSTAELDTVLDTAADLKAAVEAGDAHEHLENQTLGMLFEKPSTRTRISFETGMTQLGGHAIFLGPEDIQLSRGEPLKDTSRAVSRYVDFLMARVFEHADLVELAEYADVPVVNGLTDDAHPCQTLADLLTIKERFDGFEDVSVAWVGDGNNVAQSFVLGAAMVGLDVTVATPEGYEIAEAVIGTAAGLGQAPETTNDPDDAVAGADVVYTDVWVSMGQENQRAMKLEAFDGFQLNETFLDDDTLVMHCLPAHRGEEITDAVIESDRSIVWQQAENRMHAQKALLTFLADAE from the coding sequence ATGACCCGTCACTTCCTCGATATCGACGACCTTTCGACTGCCGAACTGGACACCGTCCTCGACACCGCGGCTGACCTGAAAGCCGCCGTCGAAGCCGGAGACGCCCACGAGCATCTGGAGAACCAAACGCTCGGGATGCTGTTTGAGAAACCGAGTACGCGAACCCGCATCTCCTTCGAGACGGGCATGACTCAACTTGGCGGCCACGCCATCTTCCTCGGCCCCGAGGACATCCAGTTGAGCCGCGGCGAACCGCTCAAGGACACCTCGCGGGCGGTGTCGCGCTACGTCGATTTCCTCATGGCGCGTGTGTTCGAGCACGCAGACCTCGTGGAACTGGCCGAGTACGCAGACGTGCCGGTCGTAAACGGTCTCACCGACGACGCCCACCCGTGCCAGACGCTCGCGGATTTGCTTACCATCAAAGAGCGCTTCGACGGCTTCGAAGATGTCTCCGTCGCGTGGGTCGGTGACGGCAACAACGTCGCCCAGTCCTTTGTTTTGGGCGCGGCGATGGTCGGCCTTGACGTGACCGTTGCCACCCCCGAGGGCTACGAGATAGCCGAAGCGGTGATTGGCACCGCAGCGGGCCTCGGACAGGCCCCCGAAACCACAAACGACCCGGACGACGCCGTCGCGGGTGCGGACGTGGTGTACACCGACGTCTGGGTGAGCATGGGCCAAGAGAACCAGCGTGCGATGAAGCTCGAAGCGTTCGACGGCTTCCAGCTCAACGAGACGTTCCTCGACGACGACACGCTCGTCATGCACTGTCTCCCTGCCCACCGGGGCGAGGAGATTACCGACGCGGTAATCGAATCCGACCGGTCGATTGTCTGGCAGCAGGCCGAAAACCGGATGCACGCCCAGAAGGCACTGCTCACGTTCCTCGCGGACGCCGAGTGA
- a CDS encoding [LysW]-lysine hydrolase, translating to MTDAQTILSDLVSIPSVSGDEAAAAERLAAYFEEHDREVWIDEVGNVRAPADDSVLLTSHIDTVPGEIPVEIAPAEDGSGDALWGRGSVDATGPLASMAAAAVSTGVSFVGVVREETDSLGARHLVETRETVPDAVINGEPSGWNGITLGYRGFLPGTYIATSESGHTSRPENNALQDAIAWWSAVAEEFSVPDDTPVFEQVTAKPTDFHGGTSEDGLAVEATATIQFRIPPSLTADDIREIAETHLHTGTITWRRHIPPVMMSPRTEVARAFRVAIRAEGGQPRLLRKTGTSDMNIFAGEWDCPMVTYGPGDSDLDHAPNEHLPLAEYDRAVSVLEAVCKKLKS from the coding sequence ATGACCGACGCGCAAACCATCCTTTCAGATCTCGTTTCGATTCCCTCGGTGAGCGGCGACGAAGCCGCCGCCGCAGAGCGCCTTGCTGCCTACTTCGAAGAACACGACCGCGAGGTGTGGATAGACGAGGTTGGCAACGTCCGCGCACCCGCAGACGACAGCGTGTTGCTCACCTCGCACATCGACACCGTCCCCGGCGAGATTCCCGTCGAAATCGCCCCCGCCGAAGACGGCTCGGGCGACGCGCTCTGGGGCCGGGGGAGCGTGGACGCGACGGGGCCGCTCGCGTCGATGGCCGCCGCGGCCGTCTCGACCGGCGTGAGCTTCGTCGGCGTGGTGCGCGAGGAGACCGATTCGCTCGGCGCACGCCACCTCGTCGAAACGCGCGAAACGGTCCCCGATGCGGTCATCAACGGCGAGCCGAGCGGCTGGAACGGCATCACGCTCGGCTATCGGGGCTTCCTGCCCGGGACGTACATCGCCACGAGCGAGTCCGGGCACACCTCGCGGCCGGAGAACAACGCGCTGCAAGACGCCATCGCGTGGTGGAGCGCCGTCGCAGAGGAGTTTTCAGTACCCGACGACACGCCCGTCTTCGAGCAGGTGACGGCAAAGCCGACCGACTTCCACGGCGGCACGTCCGAAGACGGCCTCGCCGTCGAAGCCACGGCAACCATCCAGTTTCGCATCCCGCCAAGTCTCACCGCAGACGACATCCGCGAGATTGCGGAAACTCACCTGCACACGGGCACAATAACGTGGCGTCGCCACATCCCGCCCGTGATGATGAGTCCGCGCACCGAAGTCGCCCGTGCCTTTCGTGTGGCGATTCGCGCCGAAGGTGGACAGCCACGCTTGCTCCGGAAAACCGGCACGAGCGACATGAACATCTTCGCCGGGGAGTGGGACTGCCCGATGGTGACCTACGGTCCCGGCGACTCGGACTTAGACCACGCACCGAACGAACACCTGCCGCTCGCCGAATACGACCGCGCGGTGTCGGTGCTCGAAGCTGTCTGTAAAAAACTCAAATCATGA
- a CDS encoding aspartate aminotransferase family protein, translating to MSGFVFSEKPIRIDSGSGVTVTDDGGTDYLDFGASYACTPLGHCHPTVTEAVQHQAETLTYVQASYPVSARDELYERLADLAPGDISNVWLCNSGTEANEAAIKFARSATDNTKIIAATRGFHGRTAGALSATWKKKYKAPFEPLVDDVEFVPYGDEDALDEAVDDDTAAVFLEPIQGEGGINPAPEGYLQAARDFTDETGAALVFDEIQTGLGRTGTLWACEQSGVTPDILTSAKGLANGLPVGATLVADWIAADAGPHGSTFSGGPVICAAANATLSTLVDEEIPAHAAEMGEYLTSELEKKVGDTVRDIRGEGLMIGVEVKRGANRMLRDLALDHQILALPAGRTVVRFLPPLIIEEEHADTVVDALAEILQ from the coding sequence ATGAGCGGCTTTGTCTTTTCAGAAAAACCGATTCGTATCGACTCAGGCAGCGGCGTCACCGTCACCGACGACGGCGGCACTGACTACCTCGACTTTGGCGCAAGCTACGCTTGCACGCCACTCGGCCACTGCCACCCGACGGTCACGGAAGCCGTCCAGCACCAAGCCGAGACGCTGACCTACGTGCAGGCATCGTACCCCGTTTCTGCCCGCGACGAGTTGTACGAGCGACTCGCTGACCTCGCACCGGGCGACATTTCGAACGTCTGGCTCTGCAACTCGGGCACGGAAGCCAACGAGGCGGCCATCAAGTTCGCCCGGAGTGCGACCGACAACACGAAAATCATCGCGGCCACCCGCGGGTTCCACGGCCGCACCGCAGGCGCGTTGTCTGCGACGTGGAAGAAGAAGTACAAAGCCCCCTTCGAGCCGCTCGTAGACGACGTGGAGTTCGTCCCCTACGGAGACGAAGACGCACTGGACGAAGCCGTGGACGACGACACGGCGGCCGTCTTCCTCGAACCGATTCAGGGCGAAGGCGGCATCAATCCCGCCCCCGAGGGCTACCTGCAGGCGGCCCGTGATTTCACCGACGAGACGGGTGCGGCGCTCGTCTTCGACGAGATTCAGACCGGCCTCGGCCGGACGGGCACGCTCTGGGCGTGCGAGCAGTCGGGCGTCACCCCCGACATCCTCACGAGCGCGAAGGGCCTCGCAAACGGCCTCCCGGTCGGCGCGACGCTCGTCGCAGACTGGATTGCCGCAGACGCCGGGCCACACGGTTCGACGTTCAGCGGCGGCCCGGTCATCTGCGCGGCGGCAAACGCCACGCTCTCGACGCTCGTAGACGAGGAGATTCCCGCCCACGCAGCCGAGATGGGCGAGTACCTCACGAGCGAGTTAGAGAAAAAGGTCGGCGACACCGTCCGCGACATCCGCGGCGAAGGCCTGATGATTGGCGTTGAGGTCAAACGCGGCGCGAACCGCATGCTCCGCGACCTCGCGCTCGACCACCAGATTCTCGCCCTCCCCGCAGGGCGGACTGTCGTGCGGTTCCTCCCGCCGCTCATCATTGAGGAGGAACACGCCGACACGGTCGTAGACGCCCTCGCAGAGATACTGCAATGA
- a CDS encoding acetylglutamate/acetylaminoadipate kinase, producing the protein MTVVVKIGGARAVNPEGAVADIADLIKQGEQVVVVHGGSTAVDDTLERLGEEPEYVETPGGVVGRFTDETTIEVFKMVMPGLLNTDLTTLLQNAGVNAVGLSGVDGKLLTGPRKSAVRVVEDGKKKIRRGDHSGKITAVNADLLETLLAAGYTPVATVPMLADDGVPVNADADRAAAAIAGALGATLVVLTDVPGILEDPDDASTLISQATTPEEFAVIEDAAEGFMTKKVMAATEALEGGASEVVVADANAEAPLTAAVNGGGTHITPGALQS; encoded by the coding sequence ATGACGGTAGTTGTGAAGATAGGCGGCGCACGCGCGGTCAACCCCGAGGGTGCGGTTGCGGATATTGCGGACCTCATCAAGCAGGGCGAACAGGTCGTCGTCGTCCACGGTGGCTCGACCGCCGTCGATGACACCTTAGAGCGCCTTGGTGAGGAACCCGAGTACGTCGAAACCCCCGGCGGCGTCGTCGGGCGGTTTACCGACGAAACCACCATCGAGGTGTTCAAGATGGTCATGCCCGGCCTGCTGAACACCGACCTCACGACGCTCTTACAGAACGCGGGCGTCAACGCGGTCGGCCTCTCCGGCGTCGATGGGAAACTCCTCACTGGACCTCGGAAGTCGGCCGTGCGCGTCGTAGAAGACGGCAAGAAGAAGATTCGCCGCGGCGACCACTCCGGGAAGATTACCGCGGTCAACGCGGACCTGCTCGAAACCCTGCTCGCAGCAGGCTACACGCCCGTTGCGACGGTTCCGATGCTCGCGGATGACGGGGTTCCCGTCAACGCGGATGCAGACCGGGCGGCCGCGGCGATTGCGGGCGCACTCGGCGCGACGCTCGTCGTCCTCACGGACGTACCGGGCATCCTCGAAGACCCGGACGACGCATCGACACTCATCTCGCAGGCGACGACGCCCGAAGAGTTCGCCGTCATCGAAGACGCCGCAGAGGGGTTCATGACGAAGAAGGTCATGGCCGCGACTGAGGCACTCGAAGGCGGCGCGAGCGAAGTCGTCGTCGCAGACGCGAACGCAGAGGCACCACTCACCGCGGCCGTAAACGGCGGCGGTACCCACATCACCCCCGGCGCACTCCAGTCATGA
- the argC gene encoding N-acetyl-gamma-glutamyl-phosphate reductase has protein sequence MSEQLSAAVVGGSGFTGGELLRLLTGHPDFEVAQATSRQYANKSVGSVHPNLRGTDLRFSAPDDLESVDILFAATPHGVSMQHIDGFQEAADTVVDLSADFRLKTTDQYDQWYDGHERPELLEKSVYALPELHREDLPGADLIAAGGCNATATIMGLYPLFEAGILGGDEQVVVDVKVGSSEGGASGGKASSHAERSGIVRPYAPITHRHEAEIEQELGLRVSFTVHAVDMIRGASATCHVFPNERVTKGDLWKAYRGSYEDEPFVRMAAGGGGVYRYPEPKAVAGTNFAEVGFELDPRNKRLVVFSAIDNMMKGSAGQAIHAANIALGLEETAGLDFLGLHPVGAP, from the coding sequence ATGAGCGAGCAACTCTCAGCCGCCGTCGTCGGCGGCTCCGGCTTTACCGGCGGCGAACTCCTTCGCCTGCTGACCGGCCACCCCGATTTCGAGGTGGCCCAGGCAACGAGCCGCCAATACGCGAACAAGTCCGTGGGGTCTGTCCACCCGAACCTTCGGGGCACCGACCTCCGGTTTTCTGCACCTGACGACCTCGAAAGCGTGGATATCCTGTTCGCCGCGACGCCCCACGGCGTCTCGATGCAGCACATCGACGGCTTTCAGGAGGCCGCGGACACGGTCGTTGACCTGAGCGCGGATTTCCGCCTCAAGACCACAGACCAGTACGACCAGTGGTACGACGGCCACGAGCGTCCCGAGCTACTGGAAAAATCGGTGTACGCACTGCCCGAACTCCACCGTGAGGATCTCCCCGGCGCGGACCTCATCGCCGCGGGTGGCTGTAACGCCACAGCGACGATTATGGGCCTCTACCCGCTGTTCGAAGCGGGCATCCTCGGCGGCGACGAACAGGTCGTCGTTGACGTGAAAGTCGGCTCCTCAGAGGGCGGTGCGAGCGGTGGGAAAGCCTCCTCGCACGCAGAGCGCTCGGGTATCGTCCGCCCGTACGCGCCTATCACCCACCGCCACGAGGCGGAAATCGAACAGGAACTCGGCCTTCGCGTTTCGTTTACCGTCCACGCCGTGGACATGATTCGCGGCGCATCGGCCACCTGCCACGTCTTCCCGAACGAGCGCGTCACGAAAGGCGACCTCTGGAAAGCCTACCGGGGCAGCTACGAGGACGAACCGTTCGTCCGGATGGCCGCTGGCGGCGGTGGCGTCTATCGCTACCCCGAACCCAAAGCCGTGGCCGGAACGAACTTCGCGGAAGTCGGCTTCGAACTCGACCCACGCAACAAGCGCCTCGTCGTGTTTTCGGCCATCGACAACATGATGAAAGGCTCGGCCGGACAGGCGATTCACGCGGCCAACATCGCCCTTGGCTTAGAGGAAACTGCGGGCTTAGACTTCCTCGGCCTGCACCCCGTGGGGGCACCGTAG
- the lysX gene encoding lysine biosynthesis protein LysX: MNVGILYSRIRKDEKLLLAELRERGHEVTKIDVRKVQFGLTEPPEIFDDVDIVLDRCLATSRSKYATQYVAAYGIPVINSPETAEVCADKAKNSLALAQAGVPTPATDVAFTKESAMESIEKFGYPCVLKPVVGSWGRLMAKLDSRDAAEAILEHKATLGHYEHKVFYIQEFVDKPGRDIRVLATDGEPVAAMVRSSDHWLTNAAKGATTEAFELDDEALELVKKASDAVGGGLLGIDLMETGDGYTVHEVNHTVEFKALTDATDVDVPAKVVDWLESKVKVEVPA; this comes from the coding sequence ATGAACGTTGGCATCCTCTACTCGCGCATCCGCAAAGACGAGAAACTCCTGCTCGCAGAACTCCGCGAGCGCGGCCACGAGGTCACGAAAATCGACGTCCGCAAGGTGCAGTTCGGCCTGACCGAACCACCTGAAATCTTCGACGACGTCGATATCGTCTTAGACCGCTGTCTCGCCACGAGCCGGAGCAAGTACGCAACCCAGTACGTCGCTGCCTACGGCATCCCGGTCATAAACAGCCCGGAGACCGCCGAGGTGTGCGCCGACAAGGCGAAAAACAGCCTCGCGCTCGCACAGGCGGGCGTCCCAACGCCCGCGACGGACGTAGCGTTCACCAAAGAGAGCGCGATGGAGTCCATCGAGAAGTTCGGCTACCCTTGCGTCCTCAAACCCGTCGTCGGGTCGTGGGGCCGCCTGATGGCCAAACTCGACTCGCGTGACGCAGCCGAAGCCATCTTAGAACACAAGGCAACGCTTGGCCACTACGAGCACAAGGTGTTCTACATCCAGGAGTTCGTGGACAAGCCCGGCCGCGACATCCGCGTGCTCGCAACCGACGGCGAACCCGTCGCCGCGATGGTTCGTAGCTCCGACCACTGGCTGACCAACGCCGCGAAGGGTGCGACAACCGAAGCGTTCGAACTCGACGACGAGGCACTCGAACTCGTCAAGAAGGCGAGTGACGCCGTCGGCGGCGGATTGTTGGGAATCGACCTCATGGAGACCGGTGATGGCTACACCGTCCACGAGGTCAACCACACCGTCGAGTTCAAGGCGCTCACCGACGCGACTGACGTGGACGTGCCCGCGAAGGTCGTCGACTGGCTCGAATCCAAGGTCAAGGTCGAGGTTCCTGCCTGA
- the lysW gene encoding lysine biosynthesis protein LysW, translated as MAECVECGADVALHDDLEIGEIVDCTTCGAELEVVDVNPPVLEKAPELEEDWGE; from the coding sequence ATGGCAGAATGTGTCGAATGTGGAGCCGATGTGGCGCTTCACGACGACTTAGAAATTGGCGAAATCGTAGATTGCACAACCTGTGGCGCTGAACTCGAAGTAGTGGACGTCAACCCGCCGGTCCTCGAGAAGGCCCCTGAGCTGGAAGAGGACTGGGGGGAGTAA